The Mycolicibacterium fluoranthenivorans genomic interval CGCCCTTCTGACATACACAGACGAACATTTGAGAAAGAGATAGACCCATGGCCAAATCCGGTAGTACCAAGCGGCGGCCGGCACCCGAAAAGCCGGTCAAGACCCGCAAGTGCGTGTTCTGCTCCAAGAAGGGCAAGGGGCAGGACATCAACTACAAGGACACCGCGCTGCTGCGCACCTACATCAGCGAGCGCGGCAAGATCCGTGCCCGCCGGGTGACCGGCAACTGCGTCCAGCACCAGCGCGACGTTGCCGTCGCCGTGAAGAACGCCCGTGAGGTGGCTCTGCTGCCGTTCGGTTCGTCGACGCGGTAAGGGAGAAACCACATCATGAAGCTGATTCTCACCGCAGAAGTTGACCACCTGGGTGTCGCCGGCGACGCCGTCGAGGTCAAGGACGGCTACGGCCGTAACTACCTGCTCCCGCGCGGGCTGGCCATCGTGGCCTCCCGTGGCGCCGAGCGTCAGGCCGACGAGATCCGTCGTGCCCGCGAAACCAAGGAGATCCGCGGCGTCGAGCACGCCAACGAGCTCAAGCAGGCCATCGAGGCCCTCGGCCCGGTCGCTCTGGCGGTCCGCGCCGGCGAGGGCGGCAAGCTGTTCGGTTCGGTGACCCAGGCCTCCGTGGTCGCGGCCATCAAGAAGGCCGGCGGCCCGAACCTGGACAAGCGCACCGTCGACCTGCCCAAGGCGCACATCAAAGCGGTCGGGACGCACCCGGTCGGAGTGCGGCTGCACACGGGCGTGACCGTGTCGGTCCCGCTCAACGTCGTCGCCGAGTAGGCTCGGTACTCCTCACGTACCTCTGCAACGCCCGGGTGGAAAGCTCAGAGCTTCCGCCCGGGCGTTGCTGTGTCTCCAGCGAACGCAACTCCAGTTATGGCCTCAGCAACGGAAACTGTCTGTTAACCTCTTCGGCGCTTCGGCGCAATGCAACACGCCCGACCCGGCAACCACGGCCGACACGCCGGGTGACTTTGCATCCACAAGTTGAGACACTTTGGCGGTAGCGTTGACCTGCAGGTTGTTCGGCTACCGATGAGTTAATCCACAAGTTCTCCCCACCCGCTCAACACGGTTGTCCAAGGCTGTCCACACGCCATCCACACCTTCATCCACAGGCTCGGTTGCACCGGCCACAGCAACGTCTAATGTTGGCCCGTCGCCAGGCAGTGGCGCCGAACCCCGACTGGCTTTGGCTGGACTTGTCGGGGGCGCGTCCTATTGTCATGACGACTATCGCCGAACGTATGTTCGGTCACATAACGAAGGGGGAGGGACGCTTAGTGGCAGTCGTGAACGACCTCGGTCATCACGGTATGGACGAGCCGCCCAGGGAGGATTTCGGCCGTCAGCCCCCGCAGGACATGGCCGCCGAGCAGGCGGTCCTCGGCGGCATGTTGCTGAGCAAGGACGCCATCGCCGACGTGCTGGAGCGCATGCAGCCCGGTGACTTCTATCGGCCCGCGCACCAAGACGTCGCGACAGTCATCCTCGATCTCTACGACCGCGGTGAGCCCGCGGACGCCGTGACCGTCGCCGCGGAGCTGGACCGGCGCGGGCAGCTGCGCCGCATCGGTGGCGCCCCGTATCTGCACACCCTCATCTCCACCGTGCCCACCGCGGCCAACGCCGGCTTCTACGCCGGCATCGTGGCCGAGAAGGCGCTGCTGCGCAGGCTGGTGGAGGCCGGTACCCGCGTCGTGCAGTACGGCTACGCCGGAGCCGACGGCGCCGATGTGCACGACATCGTCGACCGCGCCCAGGCCGAGATCTACGACGTCACCGACAAGCGCAACCAGTCCGAGGACTTCGTGCCGCTGGAGGACCTGCTGCAGCCCACGATGGACGAGATCGACGCCATCGCCTCGGCGGGGGGCATGGCCCACGGCGTGCCCACTGGATTCATCGATCTCGACGAGGTCACCAACGGTCTGCACGGCGGCCAGATGATCATCGTGGCGGCGCGTCCGGGCGTCGGGAAATCCACGCTTGGACTAGATTTTATGCGGTCCTGCTCCATCAAGCACCGGATGGCCAGCGTCATCTTCTCGCTGGAAATGAGCAAGTCCGAGATCGTCATGCGCATGCTGTCGGCGGAGGCGAACATCAAGCTCGGTGACATGCGCTCGGGCCGGATGAACGACGATGACTGGACCCGGCTTGCGCGCCGGATGAGTGAGATCAGTGAAGCGCCGCTCTACATCGACGATTCGCCGAACCTCACCATGATGGAGATCCGGGCGAAAGCGCGACGGCTCAAGAAGAAAGCCGATCTGCGACTGATCGTCGTGGACTACATGCAGCTGATGAGCTCGGGCAAGAAATACGAATCACGCCAGCAGGAAGTTTCGGACTTCTCCCGAAGCCTCAAGCTGATGGCCAAGGAACTCCACGTACCCGTGGTGGCGATCAGCCAGCTCAACCGTGGTCCGGAGCAGCGCACCGACAAGCGCCCGCAGGTGTCTGACCTTCGTGAGTCGGGATCGCTGGAGCAGGACGCTGACATGATCATCCTGTTGCACCGCCCGGATGCGATCGACCGGGACGACCCGCGCGGTGGCGAGGCCGATCTGATCCTGGGCAAGCACCGGAACGGGCCGACGGCGAATATCACTGTGGCGCACCAGCTGCACTTGTCGCGGTTCACGAACATGGCGCGGTAGAAGCCACACGTCGTCGTGTGGCTTCTCGAGTTTGATGTTCCATTCTCAAGTTGAAGGTTGATCCGATGTCCGATTGGACATGAAAGTGAGAATCTTCGGCTTTCTGCATTCCCAGGACAAGGACCGAGACGCAGCTCGCCTGATCGTTGCGGGCGCCGCGGAACTGGGCCGGCACACTGCCGGTCCGGATGTCGGGTGCATGGTGCTGGCCGATCCGGACGGCAACGTGTTCTGCGGGGCCGGCGCCATAACGGCCTCGCCTTGGTGGCGCTAAGAGGTTGCGGAGCCAAGAGTTCCCCCAGGGCGGATCCCTCAAGCCGACAACGATTCTGCGCCCTGACGTGTAGCGGCGAACGCTCAATCGCGTGGGCATTGGATGGACGCAAGGGAAAGTCGCGATCTCCATGAACCTTGGAAGTCAGTCCCTGACCAGGGAGCGACGACGCTCTGCTGGTAGGCCATGAGGTAGTTACTGGGCGGATTCTCGTAGGAGGTC includes:
- the rpsR gene encoding 30S ribosomal protein S18; the protein is MAKSGSTKRRPAPEKPVKTRKCVFCSKKGKGQDINYKDTALLRTYISERGKIRARRVTGNCVQHQRDVAVAVKNAREVALLPFGSSTR
- the rplI gene encoding 50S ribosomal protein L9; its protein translation is MKLILTAEVDHLGVAGDAVEVKDGYGRNYLLPRGLAIVASRGAERQADEIRRARETKEIRGVEHANELKQAIEALGPVALAVRAGEGGKLFGSVTQASVVAAIKKAGGPNLDKRTVDLPKAHIKAVGTHPVGVRLHTGVTVSVPLNVVAE
- the dnaB gene encoding replicative DNA helicase; translation: MAVVNDLGHHGMDEPPREDFGRQPPQDMAAEQAVLGGMLLSKDAIADVLERMQPGDFYRPAHQDVATVILDLYDRGEPADAVTVAAELDRRGQLRRIGGAPYLHTLISTVPTAANAGFYAGIVAEKALLRRLVEAGTRVVQYGYAGADGADVHDIVDRAQAEIYDVTDKRNQSEDFVPLEDLLQPTMDEIDAIASAGGMAHGVPTGFIDLDEVTNGLHGGQMIIVAARPGVGKSTLGLDFMRSCSIKHRMASVIFSLEMSKSEIVMRMLSAEANIKLGDMRSGRMNDDDWTRLARRMSEISEAPLYIDDSPNLTMMEIRAKARRLKKKADLRLIVVDYMQLMSSGKKYESRQQEVSDFSRSLKLMAKELHVPVVAISQLNRGPEQRTDKRPQVSDLRESGSLEQDADMIILLHRPDAIDRDDPRGGEADLILGKHRNGPTANITVAHQLHLSRFTNMAR
- a CDS encoding VOC family protein, producing MKVRIFGFLHSQDKDRDAARLIVAGAAELGRHTAGPDVGCMVLADPDGNVFCGAGAITASPWWR